ttaatttttttctgttacctTTTGTCTTTCCCATCTTCTAGGAATTAGTGTTGTTAATTACAACTTTGTGGAAGAAACGTCATAAAGCAGCTATATAGAGTAGTTATCTATAAGATCCCCATTTAAGTCTGAGAGAGCCTGGTTTTAGGAAGGTTATGCATGCAATTGAATGTGAAAATTGCGCCATCCAGTAGCAAGGTTACTGAACAGCAGACAGACCCGGCTTGAGGTCTGAAAATAAATCCTACCGAGGCTAGATTCAGTGAGTTACCCTCTAAGTACAAAAACTTAACAGATATCACAAAAAGAAATTGTCTCCTTGCATTTTCTCAGAAAACATCAGTATTTTCTCTAATAATGTGAAGATATgtcctttacttttaaaaacaattttcatcTGCTTCTACATTTTTCTCTAGGTCCTGGAATCTCAGAATTTGCtcaaaaattaagtgaaatagaCATTTATCTGACTGCGTGCATGGAAAGAGCCAGGAAAGTGATTCCAACATCCCAGCACACAGAGACACCTGTTTACTTGGGAGCCACAGCAGGCATGCGGTTGCTCAGGTATAGCAGCCTGTAGGGACTGAGAGCAGCAGGGAGAGAGGTTTGGCAGCTGCTAGAGCCTCTGAGTTATGGGCGAATGCCGCACTTCTCTAACAACCCAATTCTAGACATGCTAAATGTCCACACCtaagaaagaaaatctcagtCAGTGGGTAAAATTCCCAAACTCTTAGTTTGCATAATGATGGGAGTttaagtatgtaaaaaaaaataaaaggcctcTTGCTCATCTCCCCACAGGGAATTCAAGGGAGTGATGGCACAAAGGGAGGAAGATTGAGCCTTTATGCTCTGGGATTTGGGGCTACAGATTTAGCAATTCCACATCTGGGAGGAGGAAGGCCAGAGGAGACTTGCAGACATCCTGAGACACAAATCATCACAAGTAGCACATCTTTACTGGTCACCACTCAGTATCTGTGGgcattatttgttcatttgtttgttcattcattcattcagtttgtACTGACTGCCTGCTCTgtcccaggacatggaagtaggTGACTCATCTTCCAAGATCAGAGTTTTGATACAGGGCGACCAATTCTTTGATAGAGGAGTGCTCAGAGCTGCTATGGGAGAACACTTGTCCCTGCCAAGAATGGGAGGAGGTCAAGAAGACTCACCAGAGGAGGGGATACATGAGCCAAATCATGAAGGacttgtggggggagggggaaaggcatTACAGGCAGAGCAGACATCATGCGTTCCATAACCTATGTTTATTTGGCACCTGTTACGTGTCAGGCATAAGTCCCTGCTTTCCTGGATCTTGTGTTCTAATAGATGCGCAAAGGAGTGATATGTGAGAGACCAGGGCATGTTCAGAGGACTATAGATAGTTCTGCAAAGATAGAACGTAGGGTACATAGAGTTAATACTAATAATGACAATGGTGATGGTAGCAGCTTGTATTTGTTGGGCCCTTACTATGTTCTTAGCACTGTGCTTTAATTTAAATCACTGTAACTCTATGGAGTAACAggtattattaactattattaacCAGATTAAGGAAGCTGTGGTGTACAGCTGTTAAGTAACTCACCAAAGGTCACACACCTggcaagtggtagagccaggattctgaGAAGGCAAGATTCGGATCACAAAGTGCCTTGTGGGCCATGCTAGGGAGTTTGGAGTTTATCTGGGAAACAATGGGAAGCCATTAAAGGATGTTACACAACTGGTGCCACTGGTAGAGAGGTGGATTGGAGGAAAGGAAAACTAGGGATAAGGAGGCCAGTTGGTAGGGTAAGGAAGCCATTCAAATGAGAGATTACTGGGGTCTAATGCCAGTTGGAAGGCAGCATTTTCTGACCCAGAGACTCTCAGTATTATGTTGCCTAGATCTTGGAAGCAATTGTATTCCATCGTCATTGTGACAACCCTGGAAGATTTCTTCTTTAGATCTCAAGGTCTCAGACCCAAAAACCAAGGCAGAATATGAGAAAGATTTTTTACCCCACTCTGGCACCAACTGAGGTTGGGTATCTGTCCCAGGACGTTTTCCACTTGGTATCTACTAGAGCCCGAATTAAAAACTTCAAGCAGAGCCTTGAGGCTACGTAAGCAGCTTGAAGCCACTGGCAATGGCTAATGTAGCACACATCAGCTCTAGGCTTGGTGATCAAACAATATCCAGCTACCACCACCACAGCAATTAAAATTACTCTGATAATTTCTTGGAGCCAGGGAACAACaatgaaaatggtattttaagaGGACCAACCTACGTAGGGATTGGAAGGATCTGGATTTGGAGAAGAGGTGCCAAAAGAGTAGTTATGCTCCTCCCCAAAGAAGGGCTCCTCCCACACAACCATGTGTGGGGATCTCCATCCTTCTATTTATTGCAGTGAGTTTATGGTTCACTTCCTAGGGGAACTGGCTGGAAGCTCTGGCTGCAATGGGTAGTCATAGTTATTCAAACAAAACCAGTAACCTCAGCTCTTTGTGCAGGATGGAAAATGAACAGTTGGCAGACAAGATCCTGGCTGCGGTGGCAAACAGCATCAGCAGCTACCCCTTTGACTTCCAGGGTGCCAGAATCATCACTGGCCAAGAGGAAGGTGCCTATGGCTGGATTACTATCAACTATCTGCTGGGCAGATTCACTCAGGTGATTGTCTCACAGCATCCATGGAGGTGGCTCCCTGTGGGTCAATGCCATTGATATCTCAGGCAGTACTTGGATCACTAGACAGAATGAATGatggataaatgaacaaattaatttaCCCTCACATTTGCAGGGGTCACCAGAGGTATAATTCTCTCACAAGAAGTCACACTATTGGAGAATAAGGAAGTCATAtacagagatacagaaaaaaaatttttaatctatcattaaaaataaagatagctAATATTTGCCTAGTGCCATGTGTCTTGTGCTATGCAAAGCACTCTTCATGTACTGTTTGACTTAATCTTCAGAATAACCATATGAGGTGTTCTCTCATTTTAGAGCCTCAAATCGAGGCCTAGAGGAGGCAATTattctgcccaaggtcacatggctaataaGCCAATGAGTAGGGATTTGAACTTGAGTCTTTCTGGCTCCAGATCTCGTGTTTGTAAACTGCTCCTATGTTGCTGCAGTCTGAGCTATGTCTTTGAAGCCCCTGTTTTCTTGCTGTTGATCTGATGCAGACTCAGGAACCTCTGGTGAGCTTTATTTCACCCTTATCCTCCTGCTCCTTTGCCTTAGGAAGTCCCTGAGTCTAAGAAATAGCATGAAAAGGGGGATGTCCAGATCCTTCTACCACTGGTGACTGTACTGTCTTTCAGAAATTGAGTTGGTTTAACCTGAAACCAAGTGAAGGCGATACTCAGGAAACCTATGGAGCTTTAGACCTTGGGGGAGCCTCTACGCAAATCACTTTTGTGCCCCGAAACGAAACGACTGAGTCTTCTAACAACACTCTGCGCTTTCGCCTCTATGGCAAGAACTACgatgtatacacacacagctTCTTGTGCTATGGGAAGGATCAAGCCCTCTTGCAGAAACTGTCCAAGGACCTTCAGGCGAGTGTAACTGAATCCAGACCGCCCTCCCCACAACTGGGCCACCAGCCCCCGCgtccttgttttctctttctatttcagTAACTGGTCTGAGTTGGTTACTGTACTTTGCAAACCTTTTCAGGCAGGATATCTAACTACATCTGGTCAACCCCTGTGAATTTTCCCATCCAGACACCACCTCCTATGTTTGTTTACTGCACTGTCTCCAAGGACATGACTCAAATCCtttctttggaaataatttctcaCCCCTGTGGGGCTGACAGTGAAAAGTACATgctacagtagtgtgtgtatgtgtgtgtgcgtgtgcatgcgcACACAGTTTTTAAGCTCTTTCCCACTTTGCAATCTCCATTTCCTACGAACTGCAGAAAACAAGGCTATTAGAAACAACCTGGAGAGGAGGGGCAAAAAAACTTCAGGGAAAATGCAGAGTTTATTGATCAACACTTCAAATCTTGTCCCCGGACACTTTTTGCGTTTTGAAGGCgagaaaagttaaacatactcAAAATCATGCAAGTACCAGCACATCCTGACAAACACAGAGCAAGGATGTCAAATCCAGCTGTTCCCTGTCTCTACTGAAAGGAGAACAGTTCTCTGCTTTCCTCCAAATCTCGCTCTCTGGTTCTCAGAAAAACTATCAATAAGATGACTGCCatgggaggaggggctgctgaGAGATGCCTAGTGAGCCCTAAGTTTCCACTAAGCCTCTCATCCACAGCAGCCCCTTTACTTCTCTTGAACATACTGGGTTGTGGGTTGAAAATCATTTTGATACTCCTGCCTTAAATGATCTAAGGCACTTCCAGCTCTTGAAGCTTTTGCTTTTTGGCTTGGAGGTAGGGCCAGGGATATAGGCAGACCCCCAGAGAACTACCCTAGGCTCGGAATTTTGAGAGCCTTGAGAGTTTTCCTTGTGAATCTGCTTCTGACCTACGCGATTAGTACTAAGCGCTAGGGGCCATTCCAAACTAATGGAATTTCTGGGCCCAGCTTCAACTATATTAGCTTTCTATGAATAGCAAAAGTGCATTTACATCTGATACCACTTCTGGTGCCTGTTATATAAATATGACTGTTACCCAAGGGTAAAAAAGGCAGAACAGGAGCATATTGATGCCAGTGCTGAGTGCCTGGCTGTTTTTCAATTGCTACACATTATTGAAGTCAGACTGGTGCTTTTGTACTCAAAGCATTTGCACATGATGCCTTCAAGTGATTTTTCTATTCAGGGTACAAATGGAACCATCCGTGACCCATGCTTTCACTCTGGATACCGGAGGAAAATGAACATGAGTGACCTTTATGAGGCTCCCTGCACCAGGAGATTTGAGGcgacttttccatttcttccattcgCTGAAGTTGAAATCCGTGGCACTGGAAACTATCGACAATGCCGGCGAAGCATCCTTCAACTCCTTAACACCAGTTACTGCCCTTACTCCAGCTGTTCCTTCAATGGGATTTTCTTGCCACCCCTCCAAGGGAATTTCGGGGTAAGTTTGTGACATGGTGATATATTTGTTACAATGGTTTTTGGTTGCAAATTACAGAACATGTGCCTACAAAGGGTTTAAAGaataggatttatttttctctcacatgGTAATAAGCCTTGAGGTAGATAATTCAGGGTTAGTTCTTTAGCTTAATTGTGTCAGGCCTTGGATTCagcttttcagttattttcttggTCTTATTGTGGTGCTACGATGGCAGCTATTGCTCTAACTAAGCATTATGTCTTCACATGCAAAGCCAgcataggaaagaaggaagtttatCTCACATACATCTCTCTCCAACTTTGCAGAAGTGCCAACAAACATCTTTTCAGATGCCATTGGCCAGAATTTGGTAAAATGCACACCTCTGAACCAATCTGTGATAAAGGGGAATGGTTTACCATGTTGGTTTAG
This sequence is a window from Physeter macrocephalus isolate SW-GA chromosome 20, ASM283717v5, whole genome shotgun sequence. Protein-coding genes within it:
- the ENTPD1 gene encoding ectonucleoside triphosphate diphosphohydrolase 1 isoform X1, producing the protein MEDRRESEVKIFCSKNILGILGFSSVIAVVALLALGLTQNKPLPENVKFGIVLDAGSSHTNLYIYKWPAEKENDTGVVTQIEECKVKGPGISEFAQKLSEIDIYLTACMERARKVIPTSQHTETPVYLGATAGMRLLRMENEQLADKILAAVANSISSYPFDFQGARIITGQEEGAYGWITINYLLGRFTQKLSWFNLKPSEGDTQETYGALDLGGASTQITFVPRNETTESSNNTLRFRLYGKNYDVYTHSFLCYGKDQALLQKLSKDLQGTNGTIRDPCFHSGYRRKMNMSDLYEAPCTRRFEATFPFLPFAEVEIRGTGNYRQCRRSILQLLNTSYCPYSSCSFNGIFLPPLQGNFGAFSAFYYVMEFLNLTSEEQSAHKKMINTLEKFCSRPWEELQMYFGEVKEKYLSEYCFSGTYILALLLNGYHFTAESWKNIHFMGKVRSTSVGWTLGYMLNLTNMIPSEEPLSTPLSHSTYVFLMVLFSLMLVIVVIIGIFIFHKPSYFWKDMV
- the ENTPD1 gene encoding ectonucleoside triphosphate diphosphohydrolase 1 isoform X3, whose amino-acid sequence is MERARKVIPTSQHTETPVYLGATAGMRLLRMENEQLADKILAAVANSISSYPFDFQGARIITGQEEGAYGWITINYLLGRFTQKLSWFNLKPSEGDTQETYGALDLGGASTQITFVPRNETTESSNNTLRFRLYGKNYDVYTHSFLCYGKDQALLQKLSKDLQGTNGTIRDPCFHSGYRRKMNMSDLYEAPCTRRFEATFPFLPFAEVEIRGTGNYRQCRRSILQLLNTSYCPYSSCSFNGIFLPPLQGNFGAFSAFYYVMEFLNLTSEEQSAHKKMINTLEKFCSRPWEELQMYFGEVKEKYLSEYCFSGTYILALLLNGYHFTAESWKNIHFMGKVRSTSVGWTLGYMLNLTNMIPSEEPLSTPLSHSTYVFLMVLFSLMLVIVVIIGIFIFHKPSYFWKDMV
- the ENTPD1 gene encoding ectonucleoside triphosphate diphosphohydrolase 1 isoform X2, coding for MRRESEVKIFCSKNILGILGFSSVIAVVALLALGLTQNKPLPENVKFGIVLDAGSSHTNLYIYKWPAEKENDTGVVTQIEECKVKGPGISEFAQKLSEIDIYLTACMERARKVIPTSQHTETPVYLGATAGMRLLRMENEQLADKILAAVANSISSYPFDFQGARIITGQEEGAYGWITINYLLGRFTQKLSWFNLKPSEGDTQETYGALDLGGASTQITFVPRNETTESSNNTLRFRLYGKNYDVYTHSFLCYGKDQALLQKLSKDLQGTNGTIRDPCFHSGYRRKMNMSDLYEAPCTRRFEATFPFLPFAEVEIRGTGNYRQCRRSILQLLNTSYCPYSSCSFNGIFLPPLQGNFGAFSAFYYVMEFLNLTSEEQSAHKKMINTLEKFCSRPWEELQMYFGEVKEKYLSEYCFSGTYILALLLNGYHFTAESWKNIHFMGKVRSTSVGWTLGYMLNLTNMIPSEEPLSTPLSHSTYVFLMVLFSLMLVIVVIIGIFIFHKPSYFWKDMV